AATTCGGAAGTGATTGATGACAGACAACATGACTTCACTAAGGGTAAAGTGTGGTAAAGGAAGATCAACTGATGTCATCTACCTGGAGCTGTGCAAGGAATTTCACACTGCGCCGCATGACATCCTTGACTCTAAACTGGAGGGATGGGTGTGAGAGGTGGTCCACTGAGTGGATCAGGAATTGTCTGGATGTTTGCATTTGAAGGCTTGCAGTCAATGGCTTGTTTTCCAAGAGGAGATCAGGGATGACCAGTGCTCCTCTGGTGAATGGTGGAATTGAGTGCACCCTCCGCGAGTTTGCCAGGGACACCAAGATGGTGTCATTCTGTTGACATGCTGTAAGGAAAGGATGCCCTCCAGAGCAAAGGGATGCCACCCAGACAGAGAGGGTGCCATGCAGGGAGAGTGAGACAGCCTTGAGAGGTGGCCCCATTTGAATATCATGAAGTTCAACAGTGCGAAGTGCAAGCTCCTGCATGTGGGTTGGGGCAATCCCAAACACAAATACAAGCTGGGAAAATAATGGATTGAGTTGAAAGCAGacctgaggagaaggacttggtAGGTTGATGAGCATCTCAACATGCCCCAGCAATGTgtgcttgcagcccagaaagccaaacacatATTGAACTGCATAAAAAAATTGTGGCCAGCTCCACTTCTGCTTCACTCTGCCAagatcccacctggagtacTGCATTCAGCTATGGGGTCTCCAATAAAAGAAGGATGTGGATCTGTTGGAGTTACTCCAGATGAGGGCCATGAAAATGATCAAtagggctggagcacctctcctgtgaagacaggctgagagagttggggttgttcagcctgggaaGAGAAGAATCCAGGGAAATGTTAGAGTcctttccagtacctaaagagAGGAAGTACCTATAGAGGAGGGAAGAACCTATGGAGGAGGGAAGACTTTTTGTACAGGCAGATGGTGATAGGACAAATGGGAATGACTTTAAATGGAAAGAGGGcaaatttaaatttagattaGAGAtaaggaagaaatcctttacCATGAGGGTTGTGAGGCTGGAATAGAGAAAttgtagatgccccatccctggcagtgatcaaggccaggctggacagttCTTTGAGCACTGGtatagtagaaggtgtccctgcccatcgCAGGAGAATCGGAACTAGATGATCAATAAGGTCCCAAGCCATGACTATCAGTTAACACAGAGATTAGACAGAGATGATAGTCACTAATACTTTCCTCCTATTTCAAAGGCACTCTTATTCCTGTTCTCACTTCTGTTTTAGGGGGATACcttctcagcaccttcctcAAGTGCTTCACAGCGCTcaagcagcaaaatgaaattcaaagtATTCTTTGTTGTTATGATCTTGACTAAGGCATGAAAAGGGATTTGTGTAATATAGTGGAATGACATGTCTTGTAGGTCAGAGTCAGGAAAATACTGACAGACTTTTGTCCTTGAAGAAGGAATTCTGTACTATGCTACACCACGAAAAAAGTGTCACCAGTAATGTGCAAGGAAGTTTGTAATGCACAAAGAGGACAAGCACCTGAAAATATGGACTGGTTATACAGCTAAGTGAGGTTTAGAAATCCTCTCCAGATTAATCCCAGCTCTAGATAATTAACCTACTCTTGATCTCAAGACTAAAAATAATGTTATAGTATTGTGATGAATGCTATTCTTTAAtccatttgctttaaaattggTGAGCTAAAACTGAAATTCCACCACCTTTAGGGGAGCTAGGAAATCTTTCAAGTAGTAAACTGAACTGaatatctctttaaaaaaactaaCAACCCTTACTGTTATAACATGTAAAAATTAACTGTAATACAAAGTCATTTTTAATACAAGGTTTCTTGGGCTTTTGTCCCCATTGTGCTACTAAATTCATTGCTCATTTTTCAAACACctttcagtaaaagaaaaattggcaggtttttttgcctgttttgaaAGACGTGTCTGATGCTTAATAAAAGcctaaatgaaaacattatttgaGATAAGCAAGTAGGTTTTCAAGAGAACTAAGAAACATCAGTCATCTGTATTACAATTAGCTCCATTTAGTTGTGGCCAAATCTTCAGACATTAATACAAGGAGCAGAGATGCAgatggaaagcaaaacaaaacagaaatatagttcttaattattttcaggGGAAGCCTCATATTGGAAAGTGCAAGCATCCAGGTTCTAAAAGGATatcttttctattaaaaatttatCTAATATGCTATCtccatttcaattaaaatttatcAGAGAAATTacagaacattatttttctgactaCAAATACTTTGCTTTCAGCATATAATCTGTAAGAGAGAGAAAGTTTGAAATAAGATGCAATATCTGTCATTACACCACTGATTGAGCCTTACAGCCTTGATCCTCTTCTTCTCATTAGATCAGAAGTCTGAAAAGCTCTGGGAAGATCTGAAGACTGTATCTAAGCAGACTGCACAAgttaattaagaaaaacaagCGTATTGTCAATAGGCTTGTATTTGATACTGGTGGGTCCTTCTCTTCACTGGAAAATATTAGAATCTGcaaatcaaaaaaaaaggttgaaacCTATGCCTCTAGACACACAGGACTACAGACACACTATCGGCAGAGGCAGAGttagtaaaaaaataaggagaacATGAGTGCAAAACTAAAGCTATTGTAGCTTGTTTAGTTTTCAGTACATAAACATACACAGTAACAGCAAAGCTGTTGTCTAAACATATTCTGTTTGATAAGATGCTAAGTTTTCCTTTAATAGCATTCTTTGCATTTAACTCTGAACTcactgaacaaaaaaaccagcTGGATTGAAATTCACAGAAATGGATCTCAGCCAAGCATTTAAGAAAGTGCTTGAATCTCAGTAGACTGTATAGGATTAGAAGTTTTACTGCCTAGAGATGCCTTCCTCAACATATATTTAACTtaattttctgaaggaaagaagTTCATATATTAAAAGGTATGGGAAAATTTGCCATACATTTTGCTAGGAGTTATCAGTGTCAAGTAGAACTAAACTATAAACTAAACTATAATTTCCAATAGCTTTGTTTCTAATTAAATATAAGTGCGgaccaaaacagaaacaagataTAAGTCCACGTTCAAAACCATATTGCAAAAAATTATGAAGTCTAAGACTGACCTGAGGAAATAATTTGTGGAGTAGAAGAACATGATATGTATGCCTTACCGTTAAAATAGATGTAGCTAATGAGGAGAATTTCAGTAAGTGGATCTAGGTTATTTACGAGGTCCTTGATTTTTCCATTCGTTCTTCTTGCTACATATTCATTGATCTTTTGCTGGGCTTGATCAGACTTCTTGAAGTTCATAGGATAAGCTTCTCCTTCATAGAAGTTTCTGAGATCActtaaaaatttttcttgtgGCTTCAGCCGATCAAGCACAAACAGAACATTTCCCATATTCAACTGTAACCCCCCATTCCTTCTGTTTACCATTTGCATGAGTTGACGATAACCTTCATGTATGTCATTTTCAGAAATCTGACGAGGGTTAAAGCAAAGGACCCTAAGAATCTGTGTCAGGGTGTCTGATCTGGCACCCAGAGTCAGCATTGCAAAGGCGGTAGAGATGCtcaaaggagagaagaaaacatttccgCTGTTTTCACGAGAAGAAATATCTTTGTAGAAACAACATGCAAATCGACAAACACTGTTCCTCACACTCTGCCATGGCATGTTTTGGTATTCTTGTGCTCTTTGGTTCTGGTTTCTTACCCCTTGTTGATAAGGTTCATAGCAATAACTGTTGGAAAGGATTCCAACAAGTAAAAGACACAGGGAAAGCAAcatcttcatatttttctgattctgtAATAGAATAAAAGTTACATTTGGCTTACAAATCTTTTCACCTTGTGTCTAGCAATACATCAATCCCTTCACTATACAGAGTTAGGTTAGCACCAGTGACTCTGAGATGTTTGAATTGGGGGAAATGAGCTTTCTATTTCAAGGAAGCAGACTCTGGAAAGTTGCTCAACCTACTGAAGAGgttatgaaataataaaaattaaagtcaAAGAGGGATGAGGTAATTCTAAATATGCCCTCATTAAAGTTAAGCTACAAttcattttaaactgtttttttttcccaatattctGT
This region of Motacilla alba alba isolate MOTALB_02 chromosome 5, Motacilla_alba_V1.0_pri, whole genome shotgun sequence genomic DNA includes:
- the LOC119701991 gene encoding alpha-1-antiproteinase F-like, yielding MKMLLSLCLLLVGILSNSYCYEPYQQGVRNQNQRAQEYQNMPWQSVRNSVCRFACCFYKDISSRENSGNVFFSPLSISTAFAMLTLGARSDTLTQILRVLCFNPRQISENDIHEGYRQLMQMVNRRNGGLQLNMGNVLFVLDRLKPQEKFLSDLRNFYEGEAYPMNFKKSDQAQQKINEYVARRTNGKIKDLVNNLDPLTEILLISYIYFNAEWEKPFDPKYTKMSKFFVDGNKAVEVPMMFGIGLFKHGYDEQLSSTVVQMDYKGGASAFFVLPDRGRMRKLEKRLSCEHLSRWTTLVTKSSVNLYLPKFTLYGTYNLKDMLYKMGIMDLFTDKADLSGITGQPQHRISQAIHKAVVKVDETGTEAAAATGMEIVPMSVPAIITFNRPFLMVITMDNTILFMGKIVNPLKKN